In Streptomyces rapamycinicus NRRL 5491, the genomic stretch CAGACCTTGACCCCCTTGTCCAGGTCGATCAGGGCGAGTTGGCTGCACGAGTCCTTTCCGTGCCCCTGGTAGGCGACCACGACCTCGCCCTGAGTGGTGGAGTCGGGCGCGGCGCAGACGGCCTTGGGCAGGGAAAGCGTCCACTTCTTCGTGCCGTCGTCCTTGTACGCGACGATCTTGTCTTCGACCGCCTTGACCACATATCCCTTCATCACCCAGAAGCCGGGCACATCGAGGCTCTTCTTGGAGACCTCGGGCGCGGGCGTTTGGTAGAGGACCTTCGCCTCGCCGGCCCGGCGCACATCGTTGGGGTCGCTCTCGCTTTCGCCACCGTCACGAGCGCCGGTGCTCGCACCGTTTCCGGTCGGCTCGGGGGTGGGGTCCTGCCGGTCCTGACCGGCGGGGGTGGTCGTCGAGGCGGCGGTGGGCTTCTTGTCGTCGTCACCACCGCTCACCGCCGCGTACACCCCGCCGCCCGCCGCGAGCAGCACCGCCACGGCCGCGCCGATGACAACGGCCTTGCGTCTCGTGTTCCGGCCGCTGCCTCCGCCCCCGGAGGGAAGCGTGCCGTAGGGCTGACCGGGCGGCGGGGTGTACATACCGCCGTACCCGGGCCCTCCCTGCGCGGCGGTGTACGGGTTCTGTGCGTACGGGTTGGCGGGGTCGGCCCGGTGAGGGGCCGGGACTCCGGGCACCGCGGGAGGGCTCGGCGGCAACGCACCCGTATCCCATATCTGAGGCGGAGTATGACCCGTCGGGGGACCCGCCGGAGGCGCCGGGGGGACGGCCGGCGGCGCGGGCGGGCGGGGCGGGACCGGACGCCGCGGTGATGTGCCGTAGCCGTCCTTGGACGGCTCGCCGCCCCGACGGGGATCCTGTGGCGCGCCGAAACCGCCGGACGGTGGCTGGTCGGGTGGCTGGGGCGGCTGCGGCATCAGCGCTTACCTCTTCGGCGAGTCCACTGGAAGATCCCGCTCTGCGATGACATTTCGGGAGCGGGAAATCTTTGTATCACCGGACGCTCGGTTCTCGGCCCCCAGTTTCATGGATGAACGGCGCGGGAGCCACCCTGCACGGCGCGCGATGATCTCCGCCCTCTCGAAGCCGTGGAGATTTCCTGTTCATACGCACGACACGCCGGGGTGCCACCACATGGTGACACCCCGTGTCGATAGGCTCGCCGGGTTCGGGGGATCGCGTCGCCGGAGTGCCGGTGCGACGCCACCACGGATCTCGCTCCTTGCACGGGAGACCACAGAAGGGGGATTGACCACCCGGTGAGCCAGATTCTCGTCAAGCGTCCGACCCGGGCGCTGCCGCCGACCGTGCCCACGGACGAAGTCGAGCTCAGCTCTCCCCCCGAACTGCCGCGCGGCGAGCAGCAAGGACTGCTGACGCAGTTGCTGCCCCTGCTCGGCATGGGCGGATCGATGGTCTACTTCTTCAACTCGGGCGCGGGTCCGTTCATGCGCGTCATGGGCTGGCTGATGCTGGCATCCGCCCTCGCGACCGTCGCCGCCCAGATCGTACGTTTCCGGCGCGGGACGGAGGGCCGGGCGGCGGGCGTACGCCGCGACTACCTGAGGTACCTCGCGCAGATGCGCCGCGGTGTCCGCCGTACGGCCCGCGCACAACTCGAGGTGCTGCTCTATCTGCACCCCGCGCCCGACCAGCTCTGGGCGGTGGCCGCGGAGGGCAGCCGGGTGTGGGAACGCCGGGTCGGCGACGAGGACTTCGGGCAGGCCCGTATCGGTGTCGGTCCGCAGCAGCTGTCGACCCCTCTGGTGGCCCCGACCACGGCGCTGATCGAGGAGCTGGAGCCGCTCACAGCGGGCGCGATGCAGCGATTTCTGATGCTGTACGGCGCGGTGGACGGACTACCGGTCGCGGTGGCGTTGCGCCGCTTCTACCACTTCACGGTGTCCGGGGACCCGGCCACGGCCCAGGGCACCGCACGTGCGCTGGTGTGCCAGCTGGTCACCCTTCACTCGCCGGAGGACCTGGCTGTGGCGGTCCTGGCCGACGGGCGGGAAGCGGTCGCACGCTGGGAATGGACCAAGTGGCTGCCGCACTCCCAGATCCCCGGGACGCTGGACGGGGCGGGTACCCGGCGGCTGTTCTGCCGGGACGCGCTCGAGCTGGAGGAGCTTCTGGCGGCGTACGGTTCGGGCGGCCAGGGCAGCCCGCTCTCCGAGCGCCCCCGGTTCGCCCCGGACGGACCGCCCGTCCTGGACGCGCCCCACCTCCTCATCGTGCTGGACGGCGGCACCGTCCCGCCGGACTCCCTGCTGGCGGGTGCGGATGGCATCCAGGGCGTCACCGTCGCCGAAGTGGTGTCGGGAGAACTGGACGAGCCGCGCGGCAGCCTGTCGCTCGACGTACGCCCCGGAAAGCTGTTCCTGGAGTCCGCCGCGGGGCTGGTCTACGAAGGCGAGCCGGACGTACTCCCCCTGGAGGCGGCCGAGGCCCTGGCCCGCCAGCTCGCGCCACTGCGCGTCGGCGCCGGGGGCAACGACGAGCCGCTCCTGGACGAGCTCGACTTCACCGATCTGCTGGACCTCGGCGACGCGTCCTCCGTGGACGTGGATCGGACCTGGCGGCCCCGGACGACGAGCGAACGCCTGCGGGTCCCCATCGGGGTAGGCGAGGACGGTGAACCGGTGATGCTGGACCTGAAGGAGGCGGCGCAGGGCGGTATGGGCCCGCACGGTCTGTGCGTGGGCGCGACCGGCTCCGGAAAGTCCGAGCTGCTGCGCACGCTGGTCCTGGCGCTCGCCATCACCCACTCCTCCGCACATCTCAACTTCGTCCTGGCGGACTTCAAGGGCGGTGCGACTTTCACCGGCATGGCCGACCTGCCGCATGTCTCGGCCGTCATCACCAACCTCGCGGACGACCTGACTCTCGTGGACCGCATGGAGGCCTCGATCCGGGGCGAATTGCAGCGCCGTCAGGAGCTGCTGCGTGCCTCGGGCAACTACGCCAATGTCCACGACTACGAACGGGCGCGGGTCGCGGGGGCGCCGCTGGAGCCTGTCCCGTCGCTCGTCCTGATCATCGATGAGTTCAGTGAACTGCTCAGCGCCAAACCGGACTTCATCGAGATGTTCATCCAGATCGGCCGCATCGGCCGGTCGCTCGGCGTCCATCTGCTGCTGGCCACCCAGCGGCTGGAGGAGGGGCGGCTGCGCGGTCTGGACACCTACCTGTCGTACCGACTCGGCCTGCGTACCTTCTCCGCCACCGAGTCCCGGTCCGTTCTGGGCGTGCCGGACGCCCACCATTTGCCGTCGCTGCCCGGGTCCGGCTATCTGAAGTTCGGTACGGACGAGATGGTGCGCTTCAAGGCCGCGTACGTCTCGGGCCCGTACCGCACCGCCGAGGTGCCGGCGGACGACGGGGCGGGCGGCTCACGGCGAATGGACCGCCGCCCGACGCTCTTCACGGCCGCCCCGGTACCCGTCTCCTATGCCGCGCCAGCACCCGCCGCCACCACGGCTCACCCGAGCGACGCGCTGCCGGACACGGTCCTGGACGTCATCGTCCGGCGTCTGGAGGATCAGGGACCGGCCGCCCATGAGGTGTGGCCCCCGCCCCTGGACACCTCCCCCGCACTCGACGAACTGCTGCCCCCGCTGGCCGTCTCACCCGCACGTGGTCTGCACTCACCGGACTATGCGGGGTCGGGCGGGCTGGTGGTCCCGGTCGGACTGGTCGACAAGCCCTTCGAGCAGCGGCGCGAAATCCTCTACCGCGACTTCTCGGACGCCGCGGGCCACCTGCTGGTGGTGGGCGGCCCGCAATCCGGTAAATCCACTGTGCTGCGTACGCTCATCGCGTCCTTCGCCCTGACCCACACCCCGTACGAGGTGCAGTTCTACTGCCTGGACTTCGGCGGCGGTGGCCTGAGCGGGATCTCGGGGCTGCCGCATGTCGGCGGGGTGGCGTCACGTCTCGATCCGGACCGGGTGCGCCGTACGGTGGCCGAGGCCACCGGAGTGCTGAGCCGTCGCGAAGAGTTCTTCCGCACACACGGCATCGACTCCATCGCCGGCTACCGCAAGCGGCGCGCGACTGGTGAACTCCCTGACGAGGCCTGGGGGGACGTCTTCTTGGTCATCGACGGCTGGGGCACCTTCAAGCAGGAGTACGAGCAGTTCGAGGGCGTCGTCATGGACCTCGCGACGCGGGGACTGGGTTACGGCGTCCATGTGGTCTTGTCGGCCACCCGGTACATGGAGGTACGGGCCGCGCTGAAGGACCAGTTCATGAACCGTCTGGAGCTGCGTCTCGGCGATCCGCTGGACTCGGACTTCGACCGTAAGGTGGCGGCCAACGTCCCGGTCGGCGCACCGGGCCGCGGCCAGATCCCCGAACGACTGCACTTCTTGGCCGCGCGACCGCGGATCGAAGCCGCCCTGCGGCCGGAGGCGGACGGACGGACGGCCGACCCGTCAGCGACAGAGCCGACGACGACCGGCACGACGGCGTCGCCGACGTCGGTACCGACACCGACGGGACCGGCGCCGACCAGCCCGGCGCCGACCGGACCGGCGCCGACCAGCCCGGCGCCGACCGGACCGGCATCGACCGGGTCGGCATCGACCGGCCCCGCTGAATCGACAGCGGCCCTGGTTCGCGCCGTCAACACCCACTGGACCGGCCCCCAAGCCCCCGAGGTCCGCGTCCTCCCCCGCGTACTCCCCTCCGACCGCCTCCCCAAGAGCTTTGAGAACCCGCACCTCGGTCTGCCGATCGGCATCGACGAGGACCGAATGGAGCCGGTCTTCATCGACTTCGATTCCGATCCGTTCTTCGTCGTCTTCGGCGAAAGCGAATCGGGCAAAACCTCTCTGCTACGCCTGCTTGCCCAACAGATCAGCCAGCGCTACGCCCCCGACGAGGCACGGATCATCGTCGGCGACTACCGCCGTACGCTTCTGGAGGCCGTACCGGACTCCCACCTCCTGGAGTACGCCCCTGCCGCCCCAGCGCTCGAAATGCACATGGACGCCCTGAGCACCCTCATGGAACACCGAGCCCCCGGCCCGGAGGTCACCCCGAGGCAACTCCGCGAACGCAGTTGGTGGAGCGGTCCGCAGTTCTTCGTCATCATCGACGACTACGAGCTGGTCGCCACGAGCGCAGGCAACCCTCTCGACTTCCTGACGAGAGGGCTGCCCTACGCCCGCGACGTCGGTGTCCGCCTGATCATCGCTCGCAACACGGCCGGCGCCTCACGCTCCTCGTACGAGCCCTTCATGCAGCGCATCAAGGAACTCGGCGCCCAGGGCGTCATTCTCTCGGGCGACCCAGCCGAAGGCGACCTCCTTGGCAACACCCGCCCCCGCCGTCTCCCTCAGGGGCGCGGCACCCTGATCACCCGCAAGGGAGGCACCCGGCTGGTTCAGCTGGGCTGGCTGCCAGGTGAGTTAGGCAGCGAATAACCCGTCACAGCCGTGCGCCCCGCTCCACGACGCGATATGTTTAACAAGTATTGGCCTTTCCATAAACGAAGTTGACGTGACGTCAGGGGGGATCATGTCGTTCGACGAGCAATGGGCAAGTTTCCGCACACAAGCGGCGAAGCGCCAGGCGACCCGCATGCAGATCAACGCATTTCATGACGGCGGCGCCGCGGCGCCGAAGGAGAAGCTCAAGGTCACGCCGAAGGTTCTCCGCGAAATGGCCGACAAGACCGACGACACGCGCCGGAACTTCGCGGAAGCTGACAACCAGGCCATGAAAGAGACCGGCCAGGTCAAGGACAGCCTCAAAGGGTTCGACTGCGCCGTTGGTTTCGACACGTTCGAGGAGCGGTGGCGGGACCAGATGCGCTACGTACATGGGCTACTCGAACACGGTGTCGCGGGCGCCCTGCGGAACGCCGCTGCGGAATTCCAGATCGGCAACAAGGGCACCGCCGATAAGTTCAGGGACGTCGATGGGAACAAACGCGTGGCCAGGTAGCAGGAATCTGAGGCGACACATCCCATCCACCAGAATAGCCATGGAGTGCGATAAGGACGATGGTCTCCTACCACGATCTCCTCAAGGTGAACCTGCAACCGCTCTCCGACGCCGTCGACAAGTGGCGCAACCTTCCAGACCACTTCACACAGGTCAGCACAAACTTCACCAAGCAGATCACGTCCCCCATCACCAACTCGGACTGGGAGGGCAAGGCAGCTGAGGCGGCCGCCGACAAGATCAAGGCAGTCGCGAAGCAGATGGAGCAGGCTGCCCTTGAGGCCAAGGACATGCACGGCCTTCTCAGCGACGCCCACACCAAATTCAAGGATGCCAAGAAGAAGCTCAAGGGCTACAAGGACGATATCGAAGCGGACAAGAACCTGGCCATCGACGAGCAGGGCCGTGTGTCGTACAAGCCAACGAACCTTGACGACATTTCAGAGCAGGCCGAAACCCTGCAAGCCAAGCGATACTCCGAAACGGTGTCCAGCTACAACGACCGAATCCTGCAAGTGCTCTCGGACGCCACCACGGCAGACGAGATCCTGCATTGGGCCCTCGCTCAAGACTTCAACGGCCGAGGCAAAGGGTTCACGGGCGACGGCTTTAACAGCATCAAGGGTGCAGAAAAAGGACGCGAACAGGCTTATAAAGACCTCAAGACGGTGACCGAACTGGCAAAGTTGAAGGGTGAACTCTCCACGGCCGACCTCCAGAAGGTCAACTCGATCCTCTCGAAACACGAGGGAGACCCGCTCTTCTCGGAGAAGTTCGCCGTCCAACTCGGCGCGAAGGGCACACTGCAGTTCTGGGAACACGCCGCCGACACGACCCAGACGGGCGGCGAGCGGACGAAGACACTCGAAAAGCTGCAGAAGTCCCTGGGGTTCACCCTGGCCACAGCTTCCCACTCTGACAGCAAGGCCATCGAGCAATGGAAGCGGGACGTCATCAATCTCGGCCCCCAACGGTTGGACGACACCCATTCCGGCGGCCCGATCGCTAAAGGCCCTTACGGCTTCCAGGCCATGAGCAGCCTGCTGCGGTACGGGGAGTATGACAAGGATTTCCTGTACGACTACGGCAAGGGCTATAAGGACCCTAATAGCCACGACAAGGACGGCCGCACCGGAGGCCTGATCGAGTTCGACCGCAAACACAAGGACGACCTCAAGGGCCTGTGGAGCCCCAACGGATATACGCCATACCTCAGCTTCGGCAAGGGAAGCGACCACGGCATGGACCCCATGGCGGGGTACATGGAGGCACTCGGACGCAATCCGGAGGCGGCACAGGCGCTCTTCTATAGGGAAGGCTTCGACAGCCATCTTGAAATTGGGCCTGATCCAGATCTCAAGTATCTCCTGCAGGATCGGAATTGGCCTAATGGAAACCCTCTAGTCGCCAACAACCGGGGTTACGGCTACGACGAACTAGGTCATGCTCTGGAGGCGGCTGCCCTGGGCCACCCGTACGACCAGCCTGAGCTAGGTCTGCACAGAACCCAGGAAAGCGCCAACGTGATGGCCCAGGCAGTCGCCATGGTCGCCGAAAATTCGGGGCTGGCCGAAGACAAACCGGGACTCAGCGACAGTCTGGCCAGAATGGGCGCGGGCTATATCGACAACCTGGACTGGGCAACCGCGAACTACGGTGACAAGAGTTCCGGTAACGGGATTCGGGACGCCGCCTTCGGCACAATCGGTGAAGGCGATATCTTCGTTACACATCAGCGAGCCAACGATTTCCTTTCAGCAGTTGGCCGAGACGATGACAGCTATAAGATCCTCTCAGTCGCGCAACAAGAGTTCACAACCAGCGCCGTTAAGGCCCATCCTCAGGCAGATGATTCCCTTATCGCCATCTTTGGAACCGGCGCCGAGACTCAGGGAATCCTCGACGAAGCGCGAGCCGACGCCATCACGTCAAACGCCGAAGACACCAAGGCCGAGCAGGCCAGAAAGCTGTCCGAAGCGGCCGAATGGAAGAAGTACGGCGTAAGCCAGGGAATCGGCAGCGCCACAAGTCTCATCACCATGCCCCTTGAGACTGCAAGGTACGCACCATTCGTCACACCATTCATCGATGGCGCGGCCGGAGCGATGGAAACGCACACGGGCATCCAAATCGATAGAGAAATGGAGCGCCGCCAAGAAGTAATTGACACCAAGATCGACAGAGATGCGAGCGACCTCAAGAAGGAGTTCATCGAGAAGAGTAAACGCCGATCAGCGGTGGCGTTTGATTCATATGTCGCAATCAATCCGGAAACTGACAACTCGCCATGGTACGCCAGAGCTGACGAGGCCATAAAGAACGGTTACGACCGCGGCGTGGGCAACAGTCAGCTCACCGATAGCGGACGTTAGTAGAATACCAAAGGGGCATTTATGCAACGATCACATCTGGCCGTGAAATCCTCTCGCCCTCTCACATCGCTCACTTGCCTACTCGCCTTCGCAATCACTGCTTGCAGTGGAACTGATGGCGATTCCAAAAGCGAACATGATGACCATACCAAGAACCCGGACCTAACCCTTCTCAGCGAGAAGAGCTGCCTGGGTATCTTCGACAAACAAGCTGTGGCCGAGGCCGAACGCGATCACGCCGTGCGTAGTGTTACCGAGCCCCGCGCTGGGGACGATGTGACGTACATGGTCAGCTTGAACATGAACAAGCGGATGGCCACATCCAAGCCGTCCGCTGGCGGTCCCTGCGCGATCCGTGATGAATCAGCTAAGAGAACCTTGTTCCGTGTCACCGTGAACTGGGGCCCCAGCACCTTCCCCGCAGCCGAGAGAAAGGACGGCAGGGCAACCTCCTATAGTGTGAGCAAAACCGGCGATAAAAAGCGTGCCGAACTGTTGGTGGACTGCCAACGTCCCGACCTGGCCGAGAAGTCCAAGGACAAGAAAATGCTCGCATTCCAGGTCACGCTCTTCGATAATGTGGGCCTCTCTGATCGCGCCGACATCAGTATCCTGACTAAATCCGCGCAGAGGTTCACTGACCTGGAAGACCGCCTGTCATGCAAGAACAAGGTCACCTACCCGGCTCCGGATAAGGTCACTCTCGATACTCACTAAGATCGCACATGGCATGCGTCGTCCCCGCTTTCGGGGCTGTTCCAGGTTTCGAATCCCACCCCACAGACTCCAGCCGGCGCCGCAGCTATACCCGCCTGCGATTGCGGGCGAGTGCATAGCCCCCACCGCCGAGGACCAGAGCTACGGCCACACCGACTCCAACGTAGACGAGCGTGTTGCCACTACCGCCATCGCCACCTGTTGTGGAGGCGGCAGGGGCCTTGTCCTTGGCGTGTGCAGCGCCCGAGGGGGCGTCGGTCTTCGATGAGGGAGCCGGAGATGTGGAGGAGCTCTGCCCTGGGTGGTAGTTCGGGAAGAGCGGATTGACGTCCGCTGCACCCGGGTCTCCCTTGCCGTCGAGCAGGACCTGGCCGGGGCGGACGATGCCGTAGCCGATGTACTCGCTGGGGACCCCGCCCTTGGGCTTGCTCGTCGTTTGCATCATCACGCGCAGCACCTGGTTGGCCGTCCATTTCGGATGGGCGGACCAGATGAGGGCGGCCGAGGCCGAAGTAATGGCTGTGGCATGACTGGTGCCTCCCTGTTCACACCAACCGCCGCCGCTCTTACAGTGCCCTGGGATCCCCTCACCAGGAGCCGCAAGTGATACCTGCGAACCATGGGTCGAGAATTTGGAGACAGTACCGCTCTGGTCGACGGATGCTACTCCGATGGCTCCAGGAAGACTCGACGGATAACCCACAGGGTTTGATGAATTGCCGTCATTGCCCGTGCCAGCAAATATCAGCGCGCCTCGCGAATTGACCTCGTCAACACCCTGCTGTAGCCGCTTTCGTGCGCTCTCCGATAGATAACCCGTGTAGTTCGAAGAGAGATTAATGATTCGGGCCCCGCGGTCCAGCGCATAGCGAATCGCCTTGAGGAAAGTGGGCGTTGAGTCTCCAAATCCCCTCCCTTCACCGATTTTCACTGGAAGTACCTTGACACCGGGCGCAAGGCCTTGGACACCCCCGGATCGCCCTGTGCCCGCGATCACCGCAGCCATATCGGTGCCGTGGCCGTCCGCATCGGCATTCGCGCCCTTCGGCTTGGAGGAGAAGTCCCTCCCGTCCAAGACTTGATCGCGCAGTTCAGGGAGTGATTCATCTACCCCGGTATCCAGCACGGCAACGGTGACACCCTTGCCTGTGCTGGTCCGCCACATCTCGTCGGCACCCATTGCATCGAGGTACCACTGACGCGAACGTATGTCTTGAGCAATCGCTGGGGACGTGAAACTTCCCATGCATGTGATGAGGGCCGCAAGCAGCGTCAAACCACGCACTGAGCGCCTCTTGTTTCCACTGGACAAGACTGACATCCCTGCGAAATCTCCTGAGACTTCAAGTGCCGACTATTCAATGACGGGAGGCAATGCGTCGTGGCGCCCTAGCTCCCAAGCTCCCTGATCAACCACCGCATGTCCTTGCCTACTCTCGTGCCCGGGACCGCGACGGCCGGTGCCAGAGGCCTCAGAGGCGGAAGGCTCTTGTCCTTCGGCCTGGCCTGGCCGAACGAGCCCGGTACCCCCGCGGGTGAAGGTGGCCCCTCTTCTGGAGGACGAACGAGGATCCGCGATCGACCCCCCTGACTCGGAGGCGACCCTGCGCCCTCTGCCTGCCTCCCTGGAAGAATCACTTGCCGCATTTGAACCGCCAGAAGACGCCGCCCCTGACACGGGCCCACGTGTATGGGATCCGTTCTCCTCGCCGATGGCGACACCACGCTGACGTGAGCCGCTGATACCGGGGTTCGACGTGCGCGGCCCACTCACCGGTCCTCCGGGCTCCGATGCCAACCGACGTCCTGAAGCCACGCCTTCGGTCCCTGGGACACCGGTCGTCCGCGCCATCGGGTGGCCGCCCCCTCCCCCGGGGCCGCGGGACATCTGACCGCTCTCCTCCCCCACCACCATTGCACGCGGAAGGCGAGGGGAAGGGCCGAGGCGCCGCTGCTGTCCTCCCACAACATCGTTCTCGACCGGCCCTCGCGGCGTGAGCAGGCGACGCGGAGGCGCACCTCCAGGTCCCGTTACGCGTTCGGTCGAGGGGAGGCGAGACATGCTCTTCCCCGTCACGGGTGTGGTGGGTCGAGGGGGCGCTGTGGACGGGCCCATCGGGGGTGATGGCATCACGACGGGACCTGGTTGCCTGGGCTGGTCCGCAGGCGGCATCGAGGCACGAGGTGGCGTCTTGACTTCTGGATCGGGGAGGGTGGCGGTTGAGTCGATATGGGTACCCGTCGCCTGATGGAGACTTGGTTCCGTCTCTGCACGATCTGTCGCCGCTGGTGCGCTGACTAGTTCCTGCGACGAACGGCTCTGCATTGCCGCTGAATCCGACGCTGAGCTTCCCGCCGATTCGGAGGTGTACCTTCGCTCCAAAGTCTCCACCGGGTCCCACAACGGGCCCGGCAGCACTTTGAACTGCGGCTCCCGCTCCGCCGCCATCGTCTCCTGCGCCGCCCGGTACGCCGAGGAGAGGCGCTCCATCTGGTGCCGGGCCTCTTCGGTCTCTCGCTGCTCTGCGTCCTGTGCTGCCGGGTCCTCGTGGGCTGCCCTGGGGCCCGGAGCCCTGGACTCGGGCATGGCTGACTTGGTCTCGGAGAGGGCCTGGCCGGCCTGGGCCACGTGTTGACCGACCGTGGAGGTGAACTGGCCGAAGCGCATGACTTCCAGGGCGAAGTCGTGGGCCCATTCGCGGAAGGCAGACCCGCCTTCGCCGGTCCAGTCCACGCGGGACACATGGCGGCGCAAGTCCGAGCCGATGTCGAGGATCTTCGGGCCCGCGTCGCCCAGGGCGGTGCCGGCGGCGGTCAGTTTGTCGGGGTCCGCGTTGGCGAGCATGGCCCGCAGGTTCTCCACCGACAGACCGTCGAACTCCCCGTTCCCCATGTCTCCCCCTACTTGAAGTTCGAATCGGCGGTGCCGGACTTGCCCGTGTCGGTCTTCCGTGCCTGGTTCGCGTTCCGCCCGTCGCCCCGGTTGTCCGCGTCATGGCCGTAGTACTTGGTCGTGCGGTCCTGGATGGCACGGAGCCGGTCGGCCTGTTCGGCGTCGATGCTCTCGTAGCCGCGGTCCGATATCTGGACGGCGATGCCCAAGGCTTCGAGCTGGTCGCCCAGCGTCCTGGAGAACTTCTCCAGGCGGTCGTGCAGCTTCTCGTAGGCGCCCGCGAGGTCGGCGGCGGCTGTGAATTCCGCGCCGAAGGCGGTGTGTGCGACGGTCTGGTCGCTGATCTTGCTCTTGGCTGCCGGGGACTCTTCGAGATCGACGAGGATCTTGTCGATCCTGCTCTTGAAGCTCGCCAGTGTCTCGGCCTCCACCTTGAGGTCCGACCCGCCTCCGCGCGTTCTGCTCGCGCCGGCGTCGTTCGCCGGGACCCGGCTCCCCTCGCTCATCGGATTCCCCCTACGGCGTACATGATGACGGTCGGCACCAGCTTAGTGGCGCAGGGTGTACGGCCCAACTTCATTGCCGCGAAGGCGAGCTTGGCGATTCCAGGGCATAGCTCAGGCATGGGGCGTATCGGAGAGGCGGTCCACCCGGCGTTCGGATCCGGGCGGCGCGATGTACTTCCGTCGGGTGAAGGCCGGAGCGAAGGCGCCCCGGTCACGGGGTACGTGACCGGGGCGCCTTCGGCCGTGGCAGGTGGCCGTCGGCCACTGCCTCACCGCTCGGGGAGTGTCATTTGCTGACCAGACCACGCGCCGTCGCGTAGACGTCCAGGACCGCGAGCACGAGCGGCGTGATCGACAACAGCATCGCGCCCTCGACCAGGTCACCGAAGCGGCCCCAGAAAGGCGTGACGCTCTTCTTCGGGACGATCAGAGCGATCGCGATGAGGATCAGCGCGCCGAAGGCGACGGAGGCGGTGAGCCAGACGGTTCGGATGTTCAGCGGGCCGCTGTCGCCGCTGAGCAGGTCGATGACGGCGCTCGTCGGCGGGTTGAGGGCGAGCCCCAGGATGAGGAGGGCGAGGGAGATGACGCCGGACGCCAGGACGCAGGCGACCTGCCAGGTGTACCGGAACAGCCGGGCGCGCAGCAGCATCGCCAGTCCGGCCGCCAGGGCGAGCAGCTGTGCCCAGGTGCCGTCGGAGAAGCCGAGCACCGCCGACGAACCCACGACGACCGCCGCACAGCCGCCGACC encodes the following:
- a CDS encoding S8 family serine peptidase gives rise to the protein MGADEMWRTSTGKGVTVAVLDTGVDESLPELRDQVLDGRDFSSKPKGANADADGHGTDMAAVIAGTGRSGGVQGLAPGVKVLPVKIGEGRGFGDSTPTFLKAIRYALDRGARIINLSSNYTGYLSESARKRLQQGVDEVNSRGALIFAGTGNDGNSSNPVGYPSSLPGAIGVASVDQSGTVSKFSTHGSQVSLAAPGEGIPGHCKSGGGWCEQGGTSHATAITSASAALIWSAHPKWTANQVLRVMMQTTSKPKGGVPSEYIGYGIVRPGQVLLDGKGDPGAADVNPLFPNYHPGQSSSTSPAPSSKTDAPSGAAHAKDKAPAASTTGGDGGSGNTLVYVGVGVAVALVLGGGGYALARNRRRV
- the eccCa gene encoding type VII secretion protein EccCa — translated: MSQILVKRPTRALPPTVPTDEVELSSPPELPRGEQQGLLTQLLPLLGMGGSMVYFFNSGAGPFMRVMGWLMLASALATVAAQIVRFRRGTEGRAAGVRRDYLRYLAQMRRGVRRTARAQLEVLLYLHPAPDQLWAVAAEGSRVWERRVGDEDFGQARIGVGPQQLSTPLVAPTTALIEELEPLTAGAMQRFLMLYGAVDGLPVAVALRRFYHFTVSGDPATAQGTARALVCQLVTLHSPEDLAVAVLADGREAVARWEWTKWLPHSQIPGTLDGAGTRRLFCRDALELEELLAAYGSGGQGSPLSERPRFAPDGPPVLDAPHLLIVLDGGTVPPDSLLAGADGIQGVTVAEVVSGELDEPRGSLSLDVRPGKLFLESAAGLVYEGEPDVLPLEAAEALARQLAPLRVGAGGNDEPLLDELDFTDLLDLGDASSVDVDRTWRPRTTSERLRVPIGVGEDGEPVMLDLKEAAQGGMGPHGLCVGATGSGKSELLRTLVLALAITHSSAHLNFVLADFKGGATFTGMADLPHVSAVITNLADDLTLVDRMEASIRGELQRRQELLRASGNYANVHDYERARVAGAPLEPVPSLVLIIDEFSELLSAKPDFIEMFIQIGRIGRSLGVHLLLATQRLEEGRLRGLDTYLSYRLGLRTFSATESRSVLGVPDAHHLPSLPGSGYLKFGTDEMVRFKAAYVSGPYRTAEVPADDGAGGSRRMDRRPTLFTAAPVPVSYAAPAPAATTAHPSDALPDTVLDVIVRRLEDQGPAAHEVWPPPLDTSPALDELLPPLAVSPARGLHSPDYAGSGGLVVPVGLVDKPFEQRREILYRDFSDAAGHLLVVGGPQSGKSTVLRTLIASFALTHTPYEVQFYCLDFGGGGLSGISGLPHVGGVASRLDPDRVRRTVAEATGVLSRREEFFRTHGIDSIAGYRKRRATGELPDEAWGDVFLVIDGWGTFKQEYEQFEGVVMDLATRGLGYGVHVVLSATRYMEVRAALKDQFMNRLELRLGDPLDSDFDRKVAANVPVGAPGRGQIPERLHFLAARPRIEAALRPEADGRTADPSATEPTTTGTTASPTSVPTPTGPAPTSPAPTGPAPTSPAPTGPASTGSASTGPAESTAALVRAVNTHWTGPQAPEVRVLPRVLPSDRLPKSFENPHLGLPIGIDEDRMEPVFIDFDSDPFFVVFGESESGKTSLLRLLAQQISQRYAPDEARIIVGDYRRTLLEAVPDSHLLEYAPAAPALEMHMDALSTLMEHRAPGPEVTPRQLRERSWWSGPQFFVIIDDYELVATSAGNPLDFLTRGLPYARDVGVRLIIARNTAGASRSSYEPFMQRIKELGAQGVILSGDPAEGDLLGNTRPRRLPQGRGTLITRKGGTRLVQLGWLPGELGSE